From the genome of Candidatus Obscuribacterales bacterium:
CTACGCAATTCCAACGTGCTAGAGCCCTATCTGGTTCATCGCCTTGAAGACGAAGCGGTGCGCTACCTGTTCGACACCAGTAACTTCGCCGTCCCCGAGCCCGAGATGGAGCCCGACTACGACTACCGCTAAGCGGCCAATGATTCCCCAGACGCCGCTCCCCA
Proteins encoded in this window:
- a CDS encoding DUF6761 family protein, which gives rise to MLQDAQAIRHYQRITDALTEQWNRGYRLDELRLYLDGYLAALRNSNVLEPYLVHRLEDEAVRYLFDTSNFAVPEPEMEPDYDYR